Proteins co-encoded in one Cytobacillus sp. NJ13 genomic window:
- the wecB gene encoding UDP-N-acetylglucosamine 2-epimerase (non-hydrolyzing) — protein MKIVTVLGARPQFIKAAPVSRALRQNHQEIIVHTGQHYDANMSDIFFEELNIPKPDYHLAVGSGNHGKQTGEMMAKIEEIVLKEKPDYVLVYGDTNSTLAGSLVAAKLHIPVIHIEAGLRSFNKLMPEEVNRILTDHISEYLFCPTDTAVENLKNENITRNVINIGDVMYDAVLYNRELAKEKSRILEEAQLNKGEYLLITIHRAENTDDPEKMKGILQAFSSTEETKVWPIHPRTKHKLADYGLNVEEIPNLKIIDPVGYLDMLTLEANARKIVTDSGGVQKEAYFMEVPCVTVREQTEWVETLEGEANILVGTDQTKMTEAINKEVKPEYKQLFGNGEAASKIVEVLEQGLKA, from the coding sequence ATGAAAATCGTAACAGTTCTAGGCGCACGCCCTCAATTTATAAAGGCTGCTCCAGTCTCACGTGCTTTAAGGCAAAACCATCAGGAAATTATTGTACATACAGGACAGCACTATGATGCCAATATGTCGGACATTTTCTTTGAGGAATTAAATATTCCAAAGCCCGACTACCATTTGGCAGTAGGGTCCGGAAACCATGGGAAACAGACTGGCGAAATGATGGCCAAAATTGAAGAAATTGTTCTAAAAGAAAAACCGGATTATGTACTGGTTTACGGAGATACAAATTCAACTCTTGCAGGCTCATTGGTTGCTGCAAAGCTTCATATCCCTGTTATTCATATTGAAGCAGGATTAAGAAGCTTTAATAAGCTTATGCCTGAAGAAGTGAACCGAATCTTGACTGACCATATTTCAGAGTACCTTTTCTGCCCGACGGATACAGCGGTTGAAAATCTAAAGAATGAAAACATTACAAGAAACGTCATCAATATTGGGGACGTCATGTATGACGCCGTGTTGTATAATCGTGAGCTTGCAAAGGAGAAATCGCGTATTCTTGAAGAAGCACAGCTAAACAAGGGAGAATATCTGCTCATCACGATTCACCGTGCTGAAAATACGGATGATCCGGAAAAAATGAAAGGCATTCTTCAGGCATTTTCAAGCACGGAAGAGACCAAGGTTTGGCCGATTCACCCGCGTACAAAACATAAGCTCGCTGATTACGGTCTAAATGTGGAGGAAATCCCTAATCTGAAAATCATTGATCCAGTAGGGTATCTTGATATGTTAACGCTTGAGGCAAATGCACGAAAGATTGTAACAGATTCTGGCGGTGTGCAGAAGGAAGCCTATTTCATGGAAGTCCCATGTGTTACGGTTAGAGAGCAAACAGAATGGGTGGAAACCCTTGAAGGAGAGGCCAATATCCTTGTAGGGACCGATCAGACAAAAATGACTGAAGCCATTAATAAAGAGGTAAAGCCTGAATACAAGCAATTATTCGGAAACGGTGAAGCTGCCAGCAAAATTGTTGAAGTACTTGAGCAGGGGTTAAAGGCGTAA
- a CDS encoding glycosyltransferase: MKSVLVYYPFPLSENANSGSKLRPLEMKKAFHTWGTENGVNIIVISGTSDQRDQQFQQLLSSGKLDNLWFCYMENQTIPLWLTDPGHKPKRPFIDRKILRYLKQQNVPVGVFYRDVYWKFDHIYPLTGAKKKIMQSIYRIEEKFYEKYCDVIFLPSLEMGQYVDIDRKMADLPPGGKERPISAREKHDGPFRAIYVGAINGEDYGLSLMLDALMEANKESEICKLTIVCRQGEYEAADKANKEKIKELDIDVQHISGSELDLLYEEMDFAFIPRKCTEYQNFSMPVKLVEYLSNGLPIIATACDAQKRFLESNRYGVICEDNSSSMAEAIKEMAESLEQYQANIEATFLRNHSWVARVEKVKASLTGEQS, translated from the coding sequence ATGAAATCAGTTTTAGTTTATTACCCTTTCCCATTATCGGAGAATGCCAATAGCGGATCCAAGCTTCGCCCGCTTGAAATGAAAAAGGCTTTTCATACTTGGGGAACTGAAAATGGGGTTAATATCATCGTGATATCCGGAACATCCGATCAGCGGGATCAGCAGTTTCAGCAGCTCCTGTCGTCGGGGAAGCTGGATAACCTATGGTTCTGCTATATGGAGAATCAGACCATTCCCCTTTGGCTTACAGATCCCGGGCACAAACCCAAAAGGCCATTTATAGATCGGAAAATCCTGCGTTACCTCAAGCAGCAAAATGTGCCAGTAGGGGTTTTTTATCGGGATGTGTATTGGAAATTTGATCATATCTATCCGTTAACAGGAGCAAAAAAGAAAATCATGCAGTCCATTTACCGGATTGAAGAGAAATTTTATGAAAAATATTGCGATGTAATTTTTCTCCCCAGCCTGGAGATGGGACAATATGTAGACATTGACCGAAAAATGGCTGACTTGCCTCCGGGCGGAAAAGAGCGGCCTATATCTGCCAGGGAAAAGCATGATGGGCCTTTCAGGGCCATTTATGTTGGTGCCATAAATGGGGAAGATTATGGTTTATCTTTAATGCTCGATGCTTTAATGGAAGCAAATAAGGAGTCAGAGATCTGTAAGCTGACGATTGTGTGCAGACAAGGGGAATACGAGGCTGCAGATAAAGCGAATAAAGAGAAAATTAAAGAGCTGGATATTGACGTACAGCATATTAGCGGAAGTGAGCTTGATTTACTATATGAGGAGATGGATTTTGCTTTTATCCCGCGAAAATGTACAGAGTATCAGAACTTTTCAATGCCTGTAAAGCTTGTTGAGTATTTATCCAATGGTTTGCCGATTATTGCAACCGCATGTGATGCACAAAAGCGTTTTCTTGAAAGCAATAGGTATGGTGTTATCTGTGAAGATAATTCTTCTTCCATGGCTGAAGCAATAAAAGAAATGGCAGAGTCTCTTGAGCAATATCAGGCAAATATTGAAGCTACATTCCTAAGAAATCATTCCTGGGTAGCAAGAGTGGAAAAAGTTAAAGCTTCGCTGACAGGGGAACAGTCATGA
- a CDS encoding glycosyltransferase, protein MKVVLLSPSKSSHTHKWALFYKQQGIEVTVVTFKDHYSEENAKEVHTVVLPKLLPGKLSYLFAVSHLRKLLKELKPDILHAHFVSSYGLVGALTQFHPFYVSVWGTDIYQFPLKNTVNRRIVEYTLGKADVICSTSHIMAKETNKYTDKEIEVTPFGVDLSLFCPKKKEEGTSLKIGIAKGLDDVYGFRDLFQAFVILRSSFQNLELMIVGDGPMREEYQELCRSLGIADAVHFIGRVPNHLVPNYLREMAVVVMPSLEESFGVTAVEAMACGVPVVVSDADGLKEVVKNRETGLIVSKGNPDMLAKAVAELLNDEGLCDILGQNGVMHVRDHYDWQENAGRMIKLYRASIANSGQTIKNIP, encoded by the coding sequence ATGAAAGTAGTACTGCTTTCGCCGAGTAAATCATCACATACTCATAAATGGGCGCTTTTTTATAAGCAACAGGGAATTGAGGTTACGGTTGTGACCTTTAAGGACCATTACTCTGAGGAAAACGCCAAAGAGGTTCATACCGTTGTTCTGCCTAAGCTCTTGCCGGGCAAGCTTTCCTACTTATTTGCTGTTTCTCATTTACGCAAGCTATTAAAGGAATTAAAGCCTGATATCCTTCATGCCCACTTTGTTTCAAGCTATGGATTAGTAGGCGCTTTAACTCAATTTCATCCATTTTATGTTTCCGTGTGGGGTACAGATATTTACCAATTCCCATTAAAGAACACTGTTAATCGCAGGATCGTGGAATACACATTAGGGAAAGCGGATGTGATCTGCTCTACAAGCCATATCATGGCTAAGGAAACAAACAAGTATACAGATAAGGAAATAGAAGTAACTCCGTTTGGCGTTGACCTTTCCCTTTTTTGTCCTAAGAAGAAAGAAGAGGGGACAAGCTTGAAAATCGGGATTGCCAAAGGGCTGGATGATGTCTACGGTTTCCGTGATTTATTTCAGGCATTCGTCATTTTACGTTCCTCTTTTCAGAATCTGGAGCTTATGATCGTTGGCGACGGACCTATGCGGGAAGAGTATCAAGAGCTCTGCCGATCACTGGGAATAGCAGATGCTGTCCACTTTATAGGCCGGGTACCCAACCATCTGGTGCCGAACTATCTTCGTGAAATGGCTGTTGTTGTAATGCCTTCCCTTGAAGAAAGCTTTGGGGTAACAGCAGTAGAGGCTATGGCTTGTGGAGTCCCAGTTGTTGTATCGGATGCAGATGGATTAAAAGAAGTTGTAAAGAATCGGGAAACAGGGCTGATTGTCTCTAAAGGAAACCCTGACATGCTTGCAAAGGCTGTGGCGGAATTGCTGAACGATGAAGGTCTCTGTGATATTTTGGGACAAAACGGAGTCATGCATGTCCGTGATCATTACGATTGGCAGGAAAATGCCGGCCGGATGATAAAGCTTTATAGGGCTTCTATAGCTAATTCCGGACAAACGATAAAAAATATACCATAA